In Deinococcus reticulitermitis, a genomic segment contains:
- a CDS encoding DsbA family protein, translated as MTRLTRPPHKAPIVLLALGALAVLATILALSLANRATPKAALPTDARERLIRADSPALGPADAKVTIVEFFDPECEACRAIEPDLMKLLEKYGGEVRLVARYFPLHTNSVLAAGLIEAAAQEDEAKRWRARDYLFTKQSEWGEQQTPQTSKFLDYAANLGLDREQVQRSLDSEDVRKLVERDRQDGLSLGVSGTPTFFVNGQRLEQLSVQALEAAIQQGLE; from the coding sequence ATGACCCGTCTGACCCGTCCACCGCATAAAGCACCCATCGTTCTCCTGGCTCTCGGCGCGCTCGCCGTCCTGGCCACCATTCTGGCGTTGAGCCTGGCCAACCGCGCCACCCCGAAGGCTGCCCTGCCCACCGACGCCCGTGAACGCCTCATCCGTGCCGATAGCCCTGCCCTGGGGCCCGCCGACGCCAAGGTCACCATCGTGGAGTTCTTTGACCCCGAATGTGAAGCCTGCCGGGCTATTGAGCCCGACCTGATGAAGCTGCTGGAGAAGTACGGCGGTGAGGTGCGTCTAGTCGCGCGCTATTTCCCGCTGCACACCAACTCCGTGCTCGCTGCGGGTCTGATTGAGGCGGCTGCCCAGGAGGATGAAGCCAAACGCTGGCGAGCCCGGGACTACCTGTTCACCAAGCAGTCCGAGTGGGGCGAGCAGCAGACCCCGCAGACGAGCAAGTTCCTGGACTACGCTGCAAACCTGGGGCTTGACCGCGAGCAAGTTCAGCGGAGCCTGGACTCAGAAGACGTCCGGAAGCTGGTCGAACGCGACCGGCAGGACGGCCTGTCCCTCGGGGTCAGTGGCACGCCTACCTTCTTCGTCAATGGCCAGCGGCTTGAGCAGCTCAGCGTACAGGCGCTGGAAGCGGCCATTCAGCAGGGATTGGAGTAA
- a CDS encoding M23 family metallopeptidase: MQIHMFGAALVAAALISLGSAASVTVKAGDTLSSLAARNGTTVTALLRVNPGIRANQLRVGQRLTLPTRPASTPGVTVRAASVRVSAVPPVQGRLTTPFNAQHGGLDLAAPTGTPIRAAMAGFVKSAVFDARNGWGWTVVLEHAGGLTIRYSHNSVNLVRTGQQVATGQVIARVGSTGNSTGPHLDFRVYQAGIPVNPYGLF, translated from the coding sequence ATGCAGATTCACATGTTTGGAGCGGCGCTCGTGGCGGCTGCCTTGATCTCTCTGGGCTCGGCCGCCAGCGTCACCGTCAAAGCGGGCGACACCCTGTCCAGCCTCGCGGCGCGCAACGGCACCACGGTTACGGCCCTGCTCCGGGTTAATCCAGGGATTCGAGCCAACCAGCTCCGGGTTGGCCAGAGGCTGACGCTGCCCACACGGCCGGCCTCAACACCTGGGGTGACCGTCCGCGCCGCTTCGGTGCGCGTCAGCGCGGTGCCGCCCGTTCAGGGCCGCCTGACCACGCCCTTCAATGCTCAGCATGGTGGTCTGGACCTGGCGGCCCCGACCGGCACGCCCATCCGCGCGGCCATGGCCGGCTTCGTCAAAAGCGCGGTCTTTGATGCCCGCAACGGCTGGGGCTGGACGGTCGTGCTGGAACATGCCGGCGGCCTGACCATCCGGTACAGCCACAACAGTGTCAATCTGGTGCGCACGGGCCAGCAGGTGGCCACGGGGCAGGTCATCGCGCGCGTGGGCAGCACCGGCAACAGCACCGGTCCCCATCTGGATTTCCGGGTGTATCAGGCGGGCATTCCCGTGAATCCCTACGGTCTCTTTTAA
- the lnt gene encoding apolipoprotein N-acyltransferase: protein MRSWLAPLRWVWRSDVGWAALGGGLGAVFLVSALSWLAPLPLALLFREITRRTPTRAFTLTWLFGAGFFTAHLLWLPSSLSGFLGPGAVILSALLIATLASFWGLTAALTRRLLGPATLWGLPLAWSVMDALRATGPFGFTWGSLGYAWAKTPLVQVADLGGTALVGLLVALSAAALVSGRRLGRSAVLGALLLAAGYGLTRPSAPESTQQVLLVQGNIDPRLKAVGRRTEELTHYLNLTAAGLRAAPATLVVWPETAAPQAPTTAPVRRALTAVPVPLLLGSPTQDAGLRNSVYAVQAGQPLGRQDKRQLVPFGEFFPARTALDGVYRAVFSGLGLPPLTGTVPGTTTQPLALGTLRAGVLICYESTFPEVARALVARGANLLVTASNDAWFGPSSGAEQHFQMGRVRAIETRRWWVRAGNDGISAAVDPQGRVVARFPRGVAGAFTAPYGTAETRTLFVRWGDWAPLLAGIGLALVWSRQRWLTGRRAA from the coding sequence ATGCGTTCCTGGCTTGCCCCACTTCGCTGGGTTTGGCGTTCTGATGTGGGCTGGGCCGCGCTGGGCGGCGGTCTTGGTGCGGTGTTTCTCGTCTCGGCCCTGAGCTGGCTGGCCCCTTTGCCTCTGGCCCTCCTCTTCCGCGAGATCACGCGGCGCACCCCTACCCGCGCCTTTACCCTCACCTGGCTGTTTGGCGCCGGGTTTTTCACCGCCCATCTGCTGTGGCTGCCCAGCAGTCTTTCGGGCTTTCTGGGGCCAGGTGCGGTGATCCTGAGTGCCCTGCTGATCGCCACGCTGGCCAGTTTCTGGGGCCTGACCGCCGCGCTGACCCGCCGGCTGCTGGGGCCCGCCACACTGTGGGGCCTGCCCCTGGCCTGGAGCGTCATGGACGCGTTGCGCGCCACCGGCCCGTTCGGGTTCACCTGGGGCAGCCTGGGCTACGCCTGGGCGAAGACGCCCTTGGTGCAGGTGGCCGATCTGGGGGGCACTGCTCTGGTGGGCCTGCTGGTGGCCTTGAGTGCGGCTGCCCTGGTCTCGGGGCGGCGTTTGGGACGAAGCGCGGTGCTGGGTGCGTTGCTGCTGGCCGCGGGCTACGGCCTGACCCGCCCATCCGCACCTGAAAGCACCCAACAGGTTCTTCTGGTCCAGGGCAACATCGATCCCCGGCTCAAAGCCGTCGGTCGCCGCACGGAAGAACTGACGCACTACCTGAACCTGACGGCCGCTGGCCTGCGCGCCGCGCCCGCCACCCTGGTCGTCTGGCCGGAAACGGCCGCGCCGCAGGCCCCGACCACTGCGCCTGTCCGCCGCGCGCTCACCGCCGTGCCGGTGCCCCTGCTCCTGGGCTCCCCCACCCAGGACGCCGGCCTGCGCAACAGCGTGTACGCGGTGCAGGCGGGACAGCCTCTGGGCCGCCAGGACAAGCGGCAGCTGGTCCCCTTCGGCGAATTCTTTCCGGCCCGCACCGCTCTTGACGGGGTGTACCGCGCGGTGTTCTCGGGGCTGGGCTTGCCGCCCCTGACCGGCACGGTGCCCGGCACCACCACGCAGCCACTGGCCCTGGGCACCCTCCGGGCCGGTGTCCTCATCTGTTACGAATCCACCTTCCCAGAGGTAGCCCGCGCCCTGGTCGCTCGGGGGGCCAATCTGCTCGTGACCGCTTCAAATGACGCCTGGTTTGGGCCGTCCAGCGGTGCGGAGCAGCATTTCCAGATGGGCCGCGTGCGCGCCATCGAAACCCGGCGCTGGTGGGTGCGGGCCGGCAACGACGGCATCAGCGCGGCTGTCGACCCCCAGGGACGGGTGGTCGCCCGCTTTCCCCGTGGTGTGGCGGGCGCCTTCACCGCGCCGTACGGAACCGCTGAAACCCGGACCCTCTTTGTTCGCTGGGGCGACTGGGCGCCCCTCCTGGCCGGCATCGGCCTCGCGCTGGTGTGGAGCCGCCAGCGCTGGCTGACCGGGCGCCGCGCCGCTTGA
- a CDS encoding TlpA family protein disulfide reductase, with amino-acid sequence MAERLAGWRRWLLPVISAVLVTALIAALLRPGRSGIAGSPLLDKPAPGFTLRSLDGVEVELASLKGRPVVVNFWASWCLPCRDEAPLLRSLSETQSDRGLAVLGISFQEPELQNARAFIREYALAYPSLIDPGARTAINYGVSGVPETFFIDRQGIVRSADRGGLTPARLSEGLSRIGIKWP; translated from the coding sequence GTGGCTGAACGGCTGGCCGGTTGGCGCCGCTGGCTGCTGCCAGTGATATCGGCCGTGCTGGTGACCGCCCTGATTGCCGCCCTCCTGCGCCCCGGCCGCTCAGGCATAGCTGGAAGCCCCCTGCTGGACAAACCTGCCCCCGGCTTTACCCTGCGCAGCCTGGACGGCGTGGAAGTTGAGCTGGCCAGCCTGAAGGGACGTCCCGTGGTCGTGAACTTCTGGGCCTCCTGGTGCCTGCCCTGCCGCGACGAAGCGCCGCTGCTGCGCTCACTGAGTGAAACCCAGAGTGACCGGGGCCTTGCGGTCCTGGGCATCTCGTTTCAGGAGCCGGAGTTGCAAAATGCCCGGGCCTTTATCCGGGAATACGCCCTGGCCTACCCCAGCTTGATCGATCCGGGCGCCCGCACGGCCATCAATTACGGGGTCAGTGGCGTTCCGGAAACGTTTTTCATTGATCGGCAGGGTATCGTCCGCAGTGCAGACCGGGGTGGGCTCACCCCAGCCCGGCTGAGTGAAGGCCTGAGCCGCATCGGGATCAAGTGGCCATGA
- a CDS encoding DUF2171 domain-containing protein, which translates to MTGQQQIREHMPVFCADGQPHGQVDRLDGDYIKLTKDESGRQHWLPLSAVDHVDEHVHLNLNHAQVHEQWLSEDPHPEHRQ; encoded by the coding sequence ATGACTGGACAGCAGCAGATTCGGGAGCATATGCCAGTGTTCTGTGCGGACGGCCAGCCGCACGGACAGGTAGACCGCCTGGACGGCGACTACATCAAGCTCACCAAGGACGAGTCGGGGCGGCAGCACTGGCTGCCGCTCAGTGCCGTGGATCACGTGGATGAGCATGTTCATCTCAACCTGAACCACGCCCAAGTACATGAGCAGTGGCTGAGTGAAGATCCCCACCCTGAGCACCGACAGTAA
- a CDS encoding heavy metal translocating P-type ATPase, translating into MTPSSSRNDHPDHLTYFVEGMDCASCVQTVERMVATLPGTSDVKTSFTKQTLTLHLDEGQTPRGLLEKNLKSLGYAPALLDSAAPAGPQNHNPHGSDHAGHTHEVAPAGTPWYRTGQGRLVVVSGALLALAWLLGFLQPSLSTAGYIAATLLGVWPLAKKALASARLGDPFSINMLVSLAAIGAVAIGEAAEGAVVVFFFAVGELLEGVAAGRARAGIQALAALAPKTALLLDGVQPREVPADSLQVGQTVQVNPGARVPADGTILTGTSSLDDSPVTGESVPVVKGPGDAVYAGSINTDGTLHLRVDKAAADNTIARIIHMVEEAEGSKAPTARFIDRFSRYYTPGVVLVSALVALVPPLFFGGLWHDWLYKGISLLLIGCPCALVLSVPASITSAISAGTRRGLLIKGGAALETIGSVKTIAFDKTGTLTAGRPRVTDIVGEQMGRADVLRLAAAVESGSSHPLAKAITAAAQEEDVTIPAAQDAQALAGKGASATVEGRALSVSSPRHAAELAPLSPALLSTITAFEEQGRTAVVLLEGAAPLGVLAIRDEPRPDARAALARLKDLGIQTVMLTGDNARTGQAIARNLGLDVQAELLPEDKLRLIASYKAQGGVAMVGDGINDAPALAQSDVGIAMGGGTDVALETADAALLRERVSGVADLVALSRATMGNIKVNIAFALGLKAIFLVTTLLGYTNLWMAILADTGATALVTANALRLLRWKAHQVPVDPTPRADTAVPA; encoded by the coding sequence ATGACCCCCTCTTCCAGCCGGAACGATCATCCGGACCACCTGACCTACTTTGTCGAGGGTATGGACTGCGCCAGCTGCGTGCAGACGGTCGAGCGCATGGTGGCCACGCTGCCCGGCACCAGCGACGTGAAGACCAGCTTTACCAAGCAGACCCTGACCCTGCACCTGGACGAGGGGCAGACCCCCAGGGGCCTGCTGGAGAAGAACCTCAAGTCGCTGGGGTACGCGCCTGCTCTGCTGGATTCAGCGGCGCCGGCCGGTCCTCAGAACCACAACCCCCACGGCAGCGATCACGCTGGCCACACCCATGAGGTCGCGCCCGCAGGCACGCCGTGGTACCGCACAGGTCAGGGCCGGCTGGTGGTGGTGTCCGGCGCGCTGCTGGCCCTGGCCTGGCTGCTGGGCTTCCTGCAGCCGTCGTTGTCGACTGCCGGCTACATCGCCGCCACCCTGCTCGGTGTTTGGCCGCTGGCGAAGAAAGCGCTCGCGAGTGCGCGGCTCGGCGACCCATTCAGCATCAATATGCTGGTCAGCCTGGCGGCGATTGGCGCCGTGGCCATCGGGGAAGCCGCTGAGGGCGCCGTCGTGGTCTTCTTCTTTGCGGTCGGCGAACTGCTCGAAGGCGTGGCTGCTGGACGGGCCCGCGCCGGCATTCAGGCGCTCGCGGCCCTGGCCCCGAAAACGGCCCTGCTGCTGGACGGCGTTCAACCCCGGGAAGTCCCGGCCGACTCGTTGCAGGTCGGCCAGACGGTGCAGGTCAACCCGGGTGCGCGCGTCCCCGCCGACGGCACCATCCTGACGGGCACCTCCAGTCTCGACGACAGCCCGGTGACCGGCGAAAGTGTGCCTGTGGTCAAAGGCCCCGGCGACGCGGTGTATGCCGGCAGCATCAACACCGACGGGACCCTGCACCTGCGGGTGGACAAGGCGGCGGCCGACAACACCATCGCGCGCATCATCCACATGGTGGAAGAAGCCGAAGGCAGCAAAGCCCCCACGGCACGCTTCATTGACCGTTTCAGCCGGTATTACACCCCTGGGGTCGTCCTGGTCTCCGCCCTGGTCGCCCTGGTCCCGCCGCTGTTCTTCGGGGGTCTGTGGCACGACTGGCTCTACAAGGGCATCAGCCTGCTGCTGATCGGCTGCCCCTGCGCGCTGGTGCTGAGCGTGCCCGCCTCCATCACCAGCGCCATCAGCGCCGGGACCCGGCGCGGCCTGCTGATCAAGGGCGGCGCCGCGCTGGAAACCATCGGTTCGGTCAAGACCATCGCCTTCGACAAGACGGGCACCCTGACTGCTGGCCGGCCCCGGGTCACCGACATTGTGGGCGAACAGATGGGCCGGGCCGACGTCCTGCGCCTGGCGGCGGCGGTGGAGTCCGGCAGCAGTCACCCGCTGGCCAAGGCCATCACCGCGGCCGCGCAGGAGGAAGACGTGACGATTCCCGCCGCTCAGGACGCGCAGGCCCTGGCGGGCAAAGGGGCAAGCGCCACGGTGGAGGGGCGCGCCCTGAGCGTGAGTTCCCCCCGTCACGCGGCAGAGCTCGCCCCCCTGAGTCCGGCGCTTCTCAGTACCATCACCGCCTTCGAGGAGCAGGGCCGCACCGCTGTGGTGCTGCTGGAAGGGGCCGCGCCTTTGGGCGTACTGGCCATCCGCGACGAACCCCGCCCCGACGCCCGCGCCGCGCTGGCCCGTCTGAAGGACTTGGGCATTCAAACCGTGATGCTCACCGGCGACAATGCCCGAACCGGGCAGGCCATCGCCCGGAACCTGGGGCTGGACGTGCAGGCCGAGTTGCTGCCCGAAGACAAGCTGCGCCTGATTGCCAGTTACAAAGCGCAGGGCGGCGTGGCGATGGTCGGGGACGGCATCAATGACGCGCCCGCCCTGGCCCAGAGTGATGTTGGGATCGCCATGGGGGGCGGCACCGACGTGGCCCTGGAAACCGCCGACGCGGCCCTCCTGCGCGAGCGGGTCTCGGGTGTGGCTGACCTGGTGGCCCTGTCGCGCGCCACCATGGGCAACATCAAGGTCAATATCGCCTTCGCCCTCGGGCTCAAGGCCATCTTCCTGGTGACCACCCTGCTCGGCTACACCAACCTCTGGATGGCCATTCTGGCCGACACGGGCGCCACCGCCCTGGTCACCGCCAACGCCCTGCGGCTGCTGCGCTGGAAAGCCCATCAGGTCCCGGTCGACCCTACCCCCCGCGCCGACACCGCGGTGCCGGCATGA
- a CDS encoding glutaredoxin family protein: protein MTAAKAPITLYTVPNCPDCHAIARLLSRCGAAYTERDLRQDPDALAALRQVTDVRVAPVTVVGEQVFFGTVDQQRPGLLDALRGTA, encoded by the coding sequence ATGACGGCGGCAAAGGCGCCCATCACCCTGTACACCGTGCCCAACTGTCCGGACTGCCACGCCATCGCGCGGCTGCTCAGCCGCTGCGGGGCCGCGTACACCGAACGGGACCTGCGCCAGGATCCGGACGCCCTGGCGGCGCTGCGCCAGGTCACTGACGTGCGGGTCGCGCCAGTGACGGTGGTGGGTGAGCAGGTCTTTTTCGGCACAGTGGACCAGCAGCGCCCCGGCCTGCTCGACGCGCTCAGGGGCACCGCATGA
- a CDS encoding signal peptidase II: MRGRPLLLVLALLVAEGLLKAWAVATLEPGVNRPLLPGVLHLGFTLNSGMAWGLLGGFAAPLAALRVLVGLGLVGAMGLGRLPRRWVWPLALIAAGALGNGLDGLMRGAVVDYLTSPLLDTVSRAVAREPFPIFNLSDVLVCAGTGALLLLSWRQDRRAAQARKQPLS, from the coding sequence ATGAGGGGGCGCCCGCTCCTGCTGGTCCTGGCTCTGCTGGTTGCCGAAGGACTGCTGAAAGCTTGGGCCGTCGCCACCCTTGAGCCGGGAGTGAATCGCCCCCTTCTTCCCGGTGTCCTGCACCTGGGCTTCACCCTGAATTCGGGCATGGCGTGGGGACTGCTGGGCGGCTTTGCCGCGCCCCTGGCCGCGCTGCGGGTGCTCGTCGGCCTCGGCCTCGTGGGGGCCATGGGGCTGGGCCGCCTGCCCCGCCGCTGGGTCTGGCCGCTGGCCCTGATCGCAGCGGGCGCCCTGGGCAATGGCCTGGACGGTCTGATGCGGGGCGCCGTGGTGGATTACCTCACGTCACCTCTGCTAGACACCGTGTCCAGAGCGGTGGCCAGAGAGCCATTTCCCATCTTCAACCTGTCGGACGTGCTGGTGTGTGCCGGGACAGGCGCCTTGCTCCTCCTCTCCTGGCGTCAGGACCGCCGCGCCGCCCAGGCGCGGAAGCAGCCTCTGTCTTGA
- a CDS encoding DUF3105 domain-containing protein has protein sequence MKRLMLLALTAFLAACNQTGGEIEGVKSFKFEGGAHKPGRLEYAQRPPAGGEHNSAWQNCGVYERPIYDEYAVHSMEHGAVWVSYRPDLATSQVLQLREALDGRTYTLLSPHETQKAPIVLSAWNKQLEVQDASDPRIKTFVQTYEQGGEAPEIGASCSGAYDDTV, from the coding sequence ATGAAACGACTGATGCTGCTGGCCCTCACCGCCTTTCTCGCTGCTTGTAATCAGACCGGGGGTGAGATTGAGGGCGTGAAGAGCTTCAAGTTTGAGGGCGGCGCCCACAAGCCGGGCCGTCTGGAGTACGCGCAGCGCCCACCGGCAGGAGGCGAACACAACTCTGCGTGGCAAAACTGCGGCGTCTATGAGCGGCCCATCTACGACGAGTACGCGGTGCACAGCATGGAGCACGGCGCGGTGTGGGTGTCCTACCGGCCGGACCTGGCGACCAGCCAGGTGCTGCAACTTCGCGAGGCCCTCGACGGCCGGACCTACACCCTGCTCTCGCCCCACGAGACGCAGAAGGCCCCGATTGTGCTCAGTGCCTGGAACAAGCAGCTGGAGGTGCAGGACGCTTCGGATCCCCGGATCAAAACCTTCGTCCAGACCTATGAACAGGGCGGTGAAGCACCGGAGATTGGAGCTTCGTGCAGCGGCGCGTACGACGACACGGTCTGA
- a CDS encoding DUF305 domain-containing protein: protein MQRRVRRHGLIRWGGAALATAALGAGLAAAWPKTPSEPSADVTFARDMAAHHAQAVNMSVTLVKRAADPEIRLLAQDILLTQQAQIGQMQGWLMAWGRPLAGREAPMGGMNRAAMGMASAPDEASLATLPIRAAETRFLLLMRRHHQGGVMMASSALKTVRRPEVRAFAQRVVTAQRSEIQALDSLLLERAVTPEPLPTDDMDTMDHG from the coding sequence GTGCAGCGGCGCGTACGACGACACGGTCTGATCCGCTGGGGGGGCGCGGCGCTGGCCACCGCCGCACTGGGGGCCGGTCTGGCCGCTGCTTGGCCGAAGACGCCCAGCGAGCCCAGTGCTGACGTCACCTTTGCGCGCGACATGGCGGCGCACCACGCCCAGGCGGTGAACATGAGCGTCACCCTGGTCAAACGTGCCGCTGACCCTGAAATTCGGCTGCTCGCGCAGGACATCCTGCTGACCCAGCAGGCGCAGATCGGTCAGATGCAGGGCTGGCTGATGGCCTGGGGCCGCCCACTCGCGGGGCGCGAGGCCCCAATGGGTGGCATGAACCGCGCGGCCATGGGGATGGCGTCTGCGCCGGACGAAGCGTCACTGGCGACGCTGCCCATTCGCGCCGCCGAAACCCGCTTTCTGCTCCTGATGCGCCGGCATCATCAGGGGGGCGTGATGATGGCTTCCTCGGCGCTGAAGACCGTGCGCCGCCCAGAGGTGCGCGCCTTCGCGCAGCGGGTGGTGACGGCGCAGCGCTCGGAAATTCAGGCCCTCGACTCGCTGCTGCTTGAGCGCGCCGTGACGCCTGAGCCGCTGCCCACCGACGACATGGACACGATGGATCATGGGTGA
- a CDS encoding cation diffusion facilitator family transporter, whose amino-acid sequence MGEHGHSHGGAAGARQLTLALILTGSFLVVEVIYGLLSGSLALLSDAGHMLTDVMALALSLFALKIGQRAADRRRTFGYRRAEILAAAVNAAALFAVGLYILTEAYARLREPVDVQTIPMLVVATAGLLVNIVSARILVQGSKDSLNMKSAYLEVMGDLLGSVAVIVGALLIRFTGLTWIDPVLGALIGLWVLPRTWQLLKASVNVLMEGVPDGVDLDALRAELAALPGVSGVHDLHVWSVTSGQHSLTAHLVSAVPSRTVQAKAAEVAQRYGIEHVTVQLESPGALPVGHDHLHP is encoded by the coding sequence ATGGGTGAACATGGGCATAGCCACGGCGGGGCCGCTGGCGCGCGTCAACTGACTCTGGCCCTGATCCTCACCGGCAGCTTCCTGGTGGTGGAGGTCATCTACGGCCTGCTCTCTGGCAGCCTGGCCCTGCTGTCGGACGCCGGCCACATGCTCACCGACGTGATGGCCCTGGCCCTGTCACTGTTCGCTCTGAAGATCGGCCAGCGTGCGGCGGATCGCCGCCGCACCTTCGGGTACCGCCGCGCTGAAATCCTGGCCGCAGCGGTGAATGCGGCGGCCCTGTTTGCCGTGGGGCTGTATATCCTGACCGAAGCTTATGCCCGTCTGCGTGAACCCGTGGACGTACAGACCATCCCCATGCTGGTGGTGGCCACCGCTGGTCTCCTTGTCAACATCGTCAGCGCCAGGATTCTCGTCCAGGGAAGCAAAGACAGCCTTAATATGAAGTCCGCCTATCTCGAAGTGATGGGCGACCTGCTGGGGTCAGTGGCCGTGATTGTGGGTGCCCTCTTGATTCGCTTCACCGGTTTGACCTGGATTGATCCGGTGCTGGGGGCGCTCATTGGCCTGTGGGTGCTGCCCCGCACCTGGCAACTGCTCAAGGCCAGCGTCAATGTCCTGATGGAGGGGGTCCCTGACGGTGTCGATCTGGACGCGCTGCGCGCCGAACTCGCCGCTCTGCCGGGTGTGAGCGGCGTCCACGACCTGCACGTCTGGAGTGTCACGAGTGGACAGCACAGTCTCACCGCGCATCTGGTGAGTGCGGTTCCCAGCCGTACCGTGCAGGCGAAGGCGGCTGAGGTGGCGCAGCGGTACGGCATTGAACACGTCACCGTGCAGCTGGAATCACCTGGCGCGCTCCCGGTGGGCCATGACCACCTTCACCCCTAA
- a CDS encoding SCO family protein yields MTSDTFTPAVRPRTWQRSLTLALLAVAALLSAALLFNRLRNPQGLLGTAYPPGTAAPILAGTGDDGQPLALSDFRGKTVAVFFGFLNCPNICPTTLAALERVRQTLPERQRADFVSLLVTVDPKRDTPAELRSYVRYFSPDARGLVIPAPQLRQAAAAWGVGFEYSNVTASDRYDVNHTTGVYLVDWEGQRRVVWDYTQLNLTDRIASDVRTVMR; encoded by the coding sequence ATGACCTCCGACACCTTCACACCCGCCGTTCGTCCCCGCACCTGGCAGCGCTCCCTCACCCTGGCGCTGCTGGCCGTGGCGGCCCTGCTCTCCGCCGCGCTCCTCTTCAACCGCCTGCGCAATCCACAGGGGCTGCTGGGCACCGCCTATCCGCCCGGCACCGCCGCGCCGATCTTGGCCGGCACCGGCGACGACGGCCAGCCGCTGGCTCTGTCTGATTTCCGGGGCAAGACCGTGGCGGTCTTCTTCGGCTTTCTGAACTGCCCCAACATCTGTCCGACCACCCTCGCCGCCCTGGAGCGGGTGCGGCAGACCCTCCCTGAACGCCAGCGGGCCGACTTCGTCAGCCTGCTGGTGACGGTGGATCCAAAACGCGACACGCCAGCGGAACTGCGCTCGTACGTGCGCTACTTCAGCCCCGACGCGCGCGGCCTGGTGATTCCCGCCCCGCAGTTGCGTCAGGCCGCGGCCGCCTGGGGCGTCGGGTTTGAGTACTCGAATGTCACGGCCTCAGACCGCTACGACGTGAACCACACCACCGGGGTTTATCTCGTCGACTGGGAGGGGCAGCGCCGGGTGGTCTGGGACTACACCCAGCTGAACCTGACCGACCGGATTGCCTCGGACGTGCGGACGGTGATGCGGTGA
- a CDS encoding ArsR/SmtB family transcription factor, with the protein MRTASQDDVCEVTCLHPEAVELARTHQPADACLEDAAAFLKLMADPTRLKILSALKTTELCVCDLAAVVGISESAVSHQLRLLRTGRIVTFRKEGRIAYYRLLDHHVTTTIRNALDHATE; encoded by the coding sequence ATGAGAACCGCCTCTCAAGACGACGTATGTGAAGTGACCTGTCTGCACCCAGAGGCTGTGGAACTGGCCCGCACCCATCAGCCGGCGGACGCCTGCCTTGAGGACGCGGCCGCCTTCCTGAAACTGATGGCCGATCCCACCCGGCTCAAGATCCTGAGCGCCCTGAAAACCACGGAGCTGTGCGTGTGTGATCTGGCGGCGGTGGTGGGGATCAGCGAAAGTGCGGTCAGTCACCAGCTGCGCCTGCTGCGCACTGGCCGCATCGTCACCTTCCGCAAGGAGGGCCGCATCGCCTACTACCGGCTGCTGGATCACCATGTCACGACCACCATTCGTAATGCCCTGGATCACGCGACCGAGTAG
- a CDS encoding DUF1775 domain-containing protein, with product MFRSVLNLLTAALLPVAAAHATVRTETGLSESKPGVTETYRLNVPTEKEISTTQIRLVVPAGVSVTRFQVTPGFTRTVTKNADGLVTEVVWKGRVAPMEYARFSFQARNPAAPGDLTWKIYQTYSDGSVAAWDGQDPERGPASVVTLK from the coding sequence ATGTTCCGTTCTGTATTGAACCTGCTCACCGCCGCGCTGCTGCCGGTGGCCGCTGCACACGCCACCGTCCGCACCGAAACTGGCCTGAGTGAGAGCAAGCCCGGTGTCACCGAGACCTACCGCCTGAACGTGCCCACTGAAAAAGAGATCAGCACCACCCAGATTCGCCTGGTGGTTCCAGCCGGGGTCAGCGTCACCCGCTTTCAGGTCACACCTGGGTTTACCCGCACGGTGACCAAAAACGCCGACGGTCTGGTCACCGAGGTCGTCTGGAAGGGCCGCGTGGCCCCCATGGAATACGCCCGGTTTTCATTTCAAGCCCGCAATCCGGCCGCGCCCGGCGACCTGACCTGGAAGATCTACCAGACTTACAGTGACGGCTCTGTAGCCGCCTGGGACGGTCAGGATCCCGAGAGAGGGCCAGCCAGTGTGGTGACGCTCAAGTGA
- a CDS encoding copper resistance protein CopC yields the protein MRGLLTGGLVQALLLSGAALAHADLTRITPAAGSTVAAPAAVTLQFSEPLTTRFSTFRVMKVPPGTAPQKAADTALALGADAPALANKAGALPATAAVIKLPLKAALPKGLYVVAWKILSDDSHPVTAFRTFTVR from the coding sequence GTGAGGGGTCTGCTGACGGGGGGACTGGTCCAGGCCCTCCTGCTGTCCGGCGCGGCCCTGGCGCACGCTGACCTGACCCGCATCACGCCAGCGGCGGGCAGTACCGTGGCTGCCCCTGCGGCGGTCACCTTGCAGTTCAGCGAGCCGCTGACCACCCGCTTTTCCACCTTCCGCGTGATGAAGGTGCCGCCTGGCACCGCGCCTCAGAAGGCCGCCGACACGGCCCTGGCGCTCGGGGCGGACGCGCCGGCCCTGGCGAACAAGGCAGGGGCGCTGCCGGCCACCGCCGCCGTCATCAAGTTGCCCCTGAAAGCGGCCCTGCCCAAGGGCCTGTATGTGGTGGCCTGGAAGATCCTCTCGGATGACAGCCATCCGGTGACGGCCTTCCGGACGTTCACGGTTCGCTAG